The region ccttcggaAATTATATTATACGGTCGGACAGACGGACAGAATCAAATTCGAggacgaattcgtcatcagtaagTCTAATCTTATCGTTTGTTATCGTTGAGTGTCAAATAATAGACCCCTAGATATCTAAAGTGTTTCATAATTTTGATGATACCTGTAATGTGCAAGTTTTGAGAATGTTATACTCTTATTCTCTGGTTATAATCGCAATCTTGCGATCACTGCCTAAGTCACAGTAGTCGCACTATCTCACACCATAGTGGAGAGATGACTGCAACACGGCGACCCCTATAAATCCGCCGGGGCCAAAGTAGAGTGTGGCGCGACACCACTAACGCCACTTCTTGGGCAGACGGAGTCactacaaataaaaaaattattcgtcACATTTTGGTGGAATGTTGTCAACTTGTAGGGCATGAAAAAGTTTGTTGATACAATcattggcgtaactagagttgactttGAAAAAGCTTTcaattatttatgaaattttattatgaattgttactacaattttttttatttcttccaaTCAATGGGGGAGGTTATGTTCCTAATAATCCCCCATCGTTACGTCTATGCATACAATATTGTACTCTGAATTATTCACAGCTAATGGCGTGATCTCCGACATACATCACATTTACTTCACATCTGGCATTAACAGAGATAAATGCGAGAACTATGGAAAAGGATCACTATCTAGGGAAGAGACGATAAAAAAAGCTCAAAGAATGGTAGGAACAACTTTCACATATGATTTGTCCCTTTGTAATTGTCAACATTTTACAAATTATTGGGCCAATGGCTCATCTGGAAAATGGTATAACAATCAATCACTCCGAAGTTCAGCTGACTATTGTCCAGTATAATATGAGAATTAacttagataaaaaaaattgatctggAACTAAAATAGTTGATTTGATATCATCCTTTGACAATGTTGTAGaatgaattcatgaaatattcttgaaataaaaaCGCTTTCGTATTTTATTTAATGAAGATAGGAATACAAGCACCTGTTCCAACCCatgtatattgtgcaacaagtggggaaagttcaacttttctcacgagtgtggaagtttgtgacaGGAGCCTGAAAAGCAGCCGTGTGAAGCTGGCAGCCCCAGGATCATTTATTcatcgtaggtccacgtttgtccACCCCTATTTTTCATTTGTCCAGGCATCGTTCgaagaaaatgagaaaatacatCTTATCCGTTTCTGAGCAGCACCcccaaattacaaaaaaatgtttaaaatgcCATAGATCatttggactttccccacttattTTGTGCAACAAGTTTTTGAAATGCCATAGATCATTTGTCCATCGTATGTCCACGTTTGtccacccaataatttcatttatccaccCCATGGAACCAAAAAAATCGACCATTCGAAATCACGCGGCacccccaaatgcgaattttcagctcaaaattcaggatcgtttgtccatcgtaggtccacgtttgtccACCCTCAGGAATCAAAAAAATCGACCATTCGAAATCACGCGAagtgtgaagttggcacccccAAATAGGgatttttcagctcaaaattcagGATCGTTTAtccatcgtaggtccacgtttgtccACCCCCAGGAATCAAAAAAATCGACCATTCGAAATTACGCGAAGTGTGAAGCTGGCacccccaaatgcgaattttgatttcaaaatttcaggatcgtttgtccatcgtaggtccacgtttgtccACCCCCAGAAACCAAAAAATCGACCATTTGAAATTACGCGAagtgtgaagttggcacccccaaatgcgaattttcagctcaaaattcagGATCGTTTGTTcatcgtaggtccacgtttgtccACCCTCAGGAATCAAAAAAGTCGACCATTCGAAATCACGCGAagtgtgaagttggcacccccAAATGGGgatttttcagctcaaaattcaggatcgtttgtccatcgtaggtccGCGTTTGTCC is a window of Harmonia axyridis chromosome 2, icHarAxyr1.1, whole genome shotgun sequence DNA encoding:
- the LOC123674234 gene encoding uncharacterized protein LOC123674234, whose product is MASRKLVHIFLLTIIFYTIKGEKLDDMSWQPGDIIKCKLSGAAGFFGFKHYMIGGDKPNHVISVFNDGANGVISDIHHIYFTSGINRDKCENYGKGSLSREETIKKAQRMVGTTFTYDLSLCNCQHFTNYWANGSSGKWYNNQSLRSSADYCPV